AGCCAACAAGAAGCGTGTCGTGTATCTGTGCCCGACGAGGCAACTCGCGAGGCAGTGTCACGAGCGCCTTGAAAGCTACGGCATTTCTGCTGTCCTTCTCATTGGGCAGGTTAGTGACTGGAACCCTGCCGATAGAGCACGATACTCATCCGGTGAGGCTATCGCTGTCTCGGTCTATTCACATGTATTCAATAGCAACCCCGCCTTGGACAATTCCGAATACATGATCCTCGATGACGCTCACGCGGCGGAAGGGTACGTCTCCAAGCCTTGGTCAATCGTTCTCGATCGCAAAGAATCGGCCTACATGGAGGTCCTGTCAGCCCTCAGCGACGCACTTGATCCCTTAGTTGTAAACCGACTGAAGCAGGACAGCCCCGCCGGTCAATTCGCATCCGATACATATCTAGCTTCCCCACTCGGCGTCACCGCGGCCGCCGGCGACTTGGAGAGGATACTCAAGTCGGCCCAAGTGCCTGCAGACATGAGTTCAGATTCCCATTACGCTCTGCGACTGATGCAAGGACACCTGGGGCGTTGCTTGGTATATGCATCGTACCGACAGATCCAGATCCGCCCCTTCATACCTCCCACCCACTCTCACATGGCTTTCGACGCGCCTCAACAGCGGTTGTACATGAGCGCCACCCTTGGCGAAGGCGGCGAGCTCGAAAGAAGCTTCGGTCGACAGAGAATCTCAAGGATTCCTTCGCCTAAGGAATGGGAAACCAAGGGCACTGGACGCCGATTTTTCATGTTCCCTGAACTAACTACCGACCTGTCCAAAAACAAAGCAGGAACCTCGCCATGGGTTTCAAATCTCATAAAACAAGCGGGTAGAGCTATCGTTCTGACTCCGGACTCCCGGAGTGCTGACGATTTTGAGGATTGGATCGGCGGAGACCATAAGGTATTCCACGCAACTGACATCGAAGACGATCTGTCAGCCTTCACGGACGAGTCCAACGCCGTGCTGGTTCTGACCAACCGCTACGACGGAATAGACCTGCCTGATGACGACTGCCGGCTCGTGATCCTGTTCGGACTGCCATCAAGAGGCGACCTGCAGGAAAGGTTCCTCGCTGGCGCCCTGGGCGCCATGGATGTACTCCAAGAACGGATACGCTCACGAATAGTCCAAGGAGCGGGCCGTGCAACGCGAAACTCGGCCGACTATGCCGGCGTTGTGATGCTCGGTGATGATCTGAGTTCTTTTTGCACGCGCAAGGACGTCTTGAATGCGATGAGGCCAGAAGTCAATGCTGAGGTCTCTTTTGGTCTGGACAACAGCTTGGGGTTCGAATCGGATGAGATGACCGAAAACTTCCAGACGTTTCTCGCCCAAGGCGACGCCTGGCAGGAGGTTGAGGAAGACCTTGCGGAGCGGCGATCCGAAGCCGAGCGGGCCTATCCCCCAGGAACGCATGAACTTAGTGCAGCGGCGCGTGAGGAGGTAGCGGCCTACCACGCACTTTGGCAAGGGGAGCTGGACAGGACGCTGGATCACGCTCGGCGCGTTCTGGATGGACTCACGGGGGGCAGAGCACCTCAACGATACGCGGCGCTTTGGAACTATTTGGCTGCTTGTTGGGCTCTCCTCCATTCAAGAAATGGAGGAGAGGAAACCTTGAAAGAGTCCAGTAGGGCCTACTTCCTTGCAGCACGCTCGTCAGGCCGTGGGACTCTATGGCTTTCCCACATGGCAGCGCCTTCTGAAAGAAACCTCTTCCAGGCTCCTTCGACCAACGAGGTGGATCCGCTTGACGCGGCGGCGGCGCAACGAATAGTTGAAGTGTTGCCCAAGATCGGGAAGCCAAGCTCGTTTGACGATGAGGTAACGCGCATGAGGGGGCAGTTGCTCGCCACCGAGGCTACTCCCTATGAGGAAGCACTCGTTTTCCTTGGTTCCCTCCTAGGCGCGAATAGCTCCGGAAACGGCGGTGCAACTGCAGCGCCGGACGCGAGTTGGGTTTTCGATTCGCACTCCTGGATTGGATGGGAAGCAAAGAGCGAAGCCGAACCCAGCGGCGAGCTCGGTCCGGTGGATGTGCGACAGGCCGGCTCACATCTTCGTTACATTGCCAATGAGCGTCAGGAAGCTATCCCCAGTCAATCGCTGACGTTCACAATGACCCCACAAGAACGCATCCATCCAGCTTCCAGAGCCGTCGCTGAAGATCACGTATTCCTCGTACGCCCTCACCAAGTAGTAGAGCTCTTCGACGCGATCGTGGCAGCTTGGCGCAAGATTCGCTCTCGGGGGCTCCGCGTCGTCGGCCCCGATGATGTCGTTGCTGCCCTTACCGAGGCCGATGCGCTGCCGTCCACGCGGATACGCCGTCTTGCAACCGAACCGTTGAGTGCCCAAATTGAGCCGAGTGTGTAAGTAGCACCCGCGAAGGTCTTTTCGAGTGTCGGACGCAACGCCGAAGAGCCGGCACTTATGGTGCCGGCTCTTCCTGGTTTCCCTCTGCAAAGGAATCTGTGGTTCAGCTTAGCCGAACGGTTTGTGGTGCTGCCACGGCCTGGGGGACCCCGTTTTCCCTGGTCCCGCGGGTGGTGGTCAGCCGGTCGCGTTGCCGCTGTTAATGGCGGTCCGTCGCCGGTGAGTGGCTGCTGTGGTTCGCCCTGGGCGACGGACCAGGAGACACGGACCTCTCACGGCAACCCCGTCATTCTGTCACCAAGTGCTGTGAATTCATCGCCAAATAGCGAACCGCCCCCGCGGACATCAACGCATCAACCTGGGAGCCCAATGACTGCCCCAGTGCTGAACCTCGCATAGCCGATCACGTTGCTGACACCGGATTGCCGCCCAGGGTGGTGGAGGTACGGCCTGGGCGAAGCCCGATTGGCTGACCTTTATGGGCCCTCCAACGAAGAATCCCCTCCAAACCGTCGCGATCTGGAGGGGCTCCCTTCGCTAGCTAGCGGTCGGTCTCCCACGTTCCGGTCGAGGCGCTGTATGTAGCGGTGAACGGATGCGGGTGGGCCGGCGATCCCCAGTGGAACCGCTCTTCGCCATCTTCGAATTCGTGTGCAGAACGTTGCGCGATGCCCACTACTTATTACCCCTTGCCTTCTGAGCCAGTGCACTAGCCGCCGCCGTTTTGGCGGGCTTAGTGGACCGCGGGTTCCTGAGTACGTTACTAGCGGCGGTGGCAGCCTTGCTGCCGGTTTGTTTGGCGTTTTTAGCCATGGTCAGTTGTTCCTTGCTGTCGTGATTGATCAGACGAGGCAAGGTCATCGGCGGCGAGCGACCGCCGATGACCGGCCTTGAGTCAGGCGCTTAGCGCCGAACCGGGGAGATACGGATGGTCCGCTTGATGCGGATCCGTACTGCGCGAGTAGCCATGTGGCTAGCTCCTTCCCGGGATCACCGGACACAAGACATGGAACGATGTCAAGATTGACAGTTTGTTAGAACCGCTCGTACTCTGTTGTGACGTTCTGGTAGAAGGAACGAAAAAACAACACAACACATATCTTGGGCCTTGACGCAAACGATCTGATTGCGTGGGCGTTGATCCCTATTTATTTGTTCAAAGCGCATGCCCGGTTACCGCCGGTCGTGCGCTTTGTCGTTAAGCCACCCATCGGGAGTGGTCCAACTCCTTACAGTCTACTTGCCAGCTCCGACACTGTTCGGCCGGTGGCACGCTGAAACTGTATGTCGATACTACATGTAGTGCAAGAGCCTCACGCGGACCCCAAGATGATGTATTACACGTATGTCATTTAACCCACCCGTAATCCACAGGAAGGGGTCCTCCAAATGTCCGGATTTCCGCCATTTCGGCGCACGGAATCCACACCCTGTGGAGTAGTGAGCCACATTAATCACTCCCGCGTGTCGCACCGCAGACGGCGTGTCGTCCTGGGAATATCCGTTTCGAAACTGCCAAGCGGCTATTCTTCGGCCCCCGAACGTGGGTCGGTTCGTGTCAATCCGGTTTCGGGACTGCCCCGGAATTCGTTGACTCTCGGGGTTTGGTGTCGCTAGGCGGCTTTGAGGCCGCTATTGATTGTCTCAAACTCGACCGGTGTTAGCCGTCCGAGGCGCCGCTGGCGGCGTTTCCGGTGGTACGTTTTCTCGATCCACGTCACGATGGCCAGGCGCAGGTCCGCCCTTGTGGACCATCGCTGGCTGTCCAGCACGTTCTTCTGCAGGAGCGAGAAGAAGGATTCCATGGCGGCGTTATCGGCGCACGCGCCGACCCGTCCCATCGATCCTGTGAGCCGGTTGCCCTTCAACGTCCGCACGAAGGCGTTTGAGCGGAATTGGGAGCCGCGGTCACTATGGATCACGGTTCCCTCCGGCTCCCGGAGCGCTATTGCGTTGTGCAGGGCCGAGACTGCCAGGGACGCCTTCATCCGGGAATCGATGGAGTAACCCACGATCCGGTTGGAGTAGACGTCTTTGATGGCGCACAGGTAGAGCTTGCCCTCGTCGGTCCGGTGCTCGGTGATGTCCGTGAGCCACAGCCGATCCGGTGCCGTTGCTGTGAAGTCCCGCCGGACGTGGTCATCGTGCACGGGCGGGCCGGCCTTGCGGGTCAGGCCGCGCTTCTTGGCGAAGACAGACCAGATCCGCTGGCTGCTGCACAGCCGTGCGACCCGGTTCTCTCCGGCGCTGAAACCCTGGTCTTCGAGCTCGTCGGCGATAAACCGGTACCCGAACCCCGGATCGTCCCGGTGGACGTCCACCGCCGCGTTGATCAGGTGGGCATCTGACCAGTCGCGCTCGGAGACGGGACTTCTCTTCCATTCGTAGAAGGCCTGTTTGGAGAAACCCAGCACCCGGCAGGCCACCGCGACGGGAATTCCGTCCGCGGCAAGGTCAAGGACCAGCGGAAACTTCATTTTGGGGGCAGCTCCCGGGCGAAGAAGGCCGCTGCCCGGCGCAGAATCTCGTTCTCCTGCTCCAGCAGCCGGATCCGCTTCCTGGCATCCCTGAGTTCTGCCGCTTCCTTCTCCGTCACTCCGGGGCGGACGCCGTCCTCGACGTCGGCTTTCTTGAGCCAGTTGTGCAGGGTCGCTTCGGAAATCCCGAAGTCTTTAGCGATCTGTGAGATCGGGGCTTCGTGCTTGCGTGCCACGGCGACCACGTCACGGCGGAACTCAGCGGGGAAAGGCTTGGGCATGTGAACATCCTTGCTGCAAGGACTGAATCCTCACAAGTCAGGAGTCAACAAAACCGGGGGCAGTCCCTTCCTGTCGAACGCGTCCGAATAAGGAACTTTTGTGGCCTTCCTCGAGCAGATGAAAATCCGTCTTTGAATCTGGGGCTGATTGGCTGGTTTATCCCTTTGTCTCCGAGCAGGTCTGGAAAAGTTTTGATGCTTTGAACAGCGAACTCTTCTTCGGTGCGGCACACTTCAGACAGTTGTATGAAGTGGTCTACTCAAACCTCATTTGGATTTTGCCGGACTGCGAAGTCGTTCCGGACAGGGAGAACATCGGCTGGCGCGGAGTCTGGACATGCGGTTGGCATGGCCAGCTCTGGGAGCGCGTCCCGTCGCCGGCCGCCGCGGTCGGAGAACTACGTATGCCTCGTAAGCGAGTGGCGGAGCCTTCGGGTCCATGGCAGGAGGAGCGGAATTCCTCGAAGCCCAGGCCCTCCAGCGTTTTGCGGTCCATATTTGATTTCATCGCCGCTCGGGGAATACCGATGGCAAGTACGTGCAGCAGGAGTGAGACAGCGATCCTCCTCGAAAACGAAGGCCCTACGGTTTGAGCATCGCCCCTTCCTCGACATGACCGCCGTCCATGTCATCGCCGGGTTGTCGAGACCGCTCGGTGTTGCCTAAATAAGGTATCGGTAGACCGTGGCGCGGGAGACTCCGAGCATCTTGCCAATGTCGGAGGCACTGATTCCTTTTCCTTTGAGTTCTTTGGCCCTGGCAGCGGCAGCGTCGTCTATTTTGCGGGGCCTTCCCCCGTGGCGGTTGTTGGCTGCGGCCGCGGCGAGTCCCGCCCTGGTGCGTTCGATCATCGTGTCCCGCTCCAGCTGCGCGAAAGCGGCCATGATCGTCAGCATGGCCGTACCCATGGGCCCGGTGGTGTCCAGTCCTTCGGTCAGAGAGCGGAAGCCTGCTCCCTGTTCCCGGATGTTCTCGATGACGTCTAGGACGTGCCGGGTGTTGCGTCCCAAACGGTCGAGCTTCCACACGATGAGCACATCGCCGGCCTCCAGCCGATCCAGGGCTCTCGACAACTGTGGGCGTTCGACCGTGGATCCGCTGACTCCATCGTCGGCAAATATCCGGACTGCACCGGCGGCCTTGAGTGCTGTGAGCTGCAGATCAAGGCTTTGTTCTGCGGTGGAAACCCTCGCGTACCCGATCAAGGCCATCGCCGACCCCAATATTCTCTTAATCCTGAACACTTGGCCGTTATGAGACTACCTGTTCTTGGACGGCATTTCGAGACGACCAGGTGTCCGTATCGCGGGGGCTTTCGAAGCCCATGGCTGAACGACCAGGCTGTCTCAGCAATTGATCGTTGTCGAGACGAACGGAAACCGCGTTGGGCCCATCATGCGATGCTTCACTACCCGCGCCCTGGAGATCCAGACCACCAACGGCGCCATCGCCCAGCGGGACTGGAGTACTGAGGAGTAGACCAAGCAGGGGGCCATGCACTCCTGCTCCCAGGCCGCTGTCCGCTTCGCCGAAGGACTCTCGGCCGGGGTGCCCCTCATCCCCGAGGGTGACATCGATTACCACAGTGAGCGTTTCACCCGTCTTCTGGTCGGAGGCGAAACGAACGTCAACACGATCATCGGCGAGACCTTCGGCGAGGGTCCTGGTGAGCCCGGCACAGGACCGCGTCAACGGCCGCCGACCCGAAGGCGTTCGCCTGCCCGAGCATTCGGACGCTGTGGTGGCCCTCTCCCCCGCCGCCCAGCGGATGAGGTCAAATCCCTGCGCCCGCAACCAGCAGTTGACCCGGGAGCGGCAGGGGGAAGTCCTTGACGCGCAGCGGGACGAACTCCCTTCAGAGATCCGCCACGCCGCCACGGCATCGGCTGCCATCCAGATGCTCAATGTGCCTCCCCAGGCAGCCACCCTCAGCGAACGCAGAGACGGTGCCGAGGTCACCTTCTTCGAGGCCGTAGACGCAGACGGTAACACCATCGTCAGCTAAAAAAAGACCTCGGCGACTGGGACAACCCCTGTAAAAGGACCGATCTTTCCGGGCCGCGACCCGACGCTCCGAGGAACGCCTCCGGGCCTCCGAGTTGCCACTGGAGAGCTGGGTCGTCATCGGCATCAACGACGCCATCAGGAAGGCGGCCGCACGCCTGGGTTAATTAGAAACGCTCCCCTGACGCGGCGCCGCTTCGCCGATAGCATGGAGCGTGTCCACTGGCACGCCGGCGGGCGAGAACCCCTGTGTGCGCTATGGCTTGGACACCTGCGATTCGATCAATGGAACTTCATGCCATAAGCCATGCCATAAGTCACGTAGGGCGATTCACCGTACGTCGGGTAGACCGTCAGGCACTGAGGCCAATGGCTCGTGCTGCCGTATCTCTCACATCACGCCTAATGATGAATAACGCATTAAATGTCATTGACCGGACAGCTTGATAGAACGCACGTCGTCCTATATGACAACTCGTGGAAAATCCGGTGAGGGCATAAACATGAGTTCCCACGTGACCACATGCGGCACCTAACGCATGGCGTCAAGCACCGCGTCCAACGGTCTGTACGACGTGCCGTCCAGTTACCCACCCGACAGGACGCATTGTGAGGCCACTTATGCGTGTCACTGCCATCAATCACGCGGTAGTGCACATAGCGTTAAAGGCAGGAGCACCCGCCACCCACCATGTAGGAGAGTCACCGGCCGATGGCACGATCACTGCAAGCCCCAGTACCCCCGAAAACCCACGAAACACGGGCAATTGACCGGGTCGTTTCCCTGGCGAACGGCAAAGGGGGAGTGGGGAAGACCACGACTGCAGCCAACGTCGGCGGGTACGCGGCGCTGGCTGGCTCCCGCGTCCTGATGGTGGATCTGGACCCGCAGGGTGACCTGGCTCGTGACCTCGGCTATGAACGTCAGAGCGGCCGGGAACTGTTCCAGGCACTCATCGCCGGGACCGCGCCGATGATCCTCCGGAACGTCCGGGAGAACCTTGATGTCATCCCCGGCGGGCAGGACCTCGAGGACATCCAGGGCATCATGCTTTCCCGCTCCAGCCGTTCCGATGCCGGTGACTTCGGCGACATGCTTTACGCCGTCCTGGCGCCGCTGGCGGACGACTACGACCTGATCCTGATCGACACCCCGCCGGGGGAACGGATCCTCGTGGAGGGTGCCTTCGCCATCTCAAGTGCGGTCGTCATACCCACCCGCTCCGACGACGCAAGTATCGACGGTGTAGAGCGCATCGCACGCCGCTTCATGGCCGTCCGGGACCGGAACCCGAACCTGCAGCTGGCCGGCATCGTCCTCTTCGGTGTCGGACCGCGTTCGCTTCGCCTGGAACGAAGCGTCCGCGACACCCTGGAGGAGATGCTGGGTACCGTCGCACCGGTCTTCGAGACCCGGATCCGGAACCTGGAAAGCGCCAGCGCCGATGCTCGCCGCAAGGGCCTGCTGTTCCACGAGCTGGAGGGCGCAGTCACTGACGCCCAGAAGAAGCGCCTCAAGGCACTGCGGGCGGGGGAGAAGCCGGCTGACGGGTTCTTCTCGCGCAACGCCGGGGGACTGGCTGAAGAATACGAGCAGCTGACCGGGGAGATCCTGGCCCGATTGAACGAGATCGAGAGCGGGAACCAGGCATGAGCGGCCGCCAGAGCCTTGCCGGGGCGTTCGCGCCCGTCGCACCCGCCCGCGGGGTTGGACTGCAGGGGCTGCTGCCTCCGAAGCGGAGGAGAGGCACCCAAGCGCCGGAAGCAACAACCCACGACGAGTCCGTCGAAAGCCCCGTCCCGGAGCCCATTCAGGCACCGCCCGCCGCCGCACCCAAGCCCGAGGGGGAGCAAGCGCCTACAGTCGAGCTGGCTCCCCCTGAATTGGGGGAGCGGGACGAGCCGGAGCCGGCGTCAAAGCCAGCCGCCGCCCCGAAGGCCGCACCGCGGCAGCTGGCAGCCAAGAAGGCCGCTGCAGTACAGAAACCAGCACCAATGCATAAGGCATCCGAGACGGTGCCAGGGGCGCTGCGCAACGTCGGCGTATACCTGCCGCCGCAGCTGCTGGCCGAGGTCAAGGATGCGGTCTACCAGGGCCGAACCACATATGCCGACCTCCTCATTGATGCCTTTGACACTCTGACCGACGAGCAGATCGCGGCGGAATTCACTGCAGACACGGAGCTGACCAGCTCGGGCATGCCTCGGCGCGCACCCCGAAAGAGGGGAGAGGCCGGCATTCAGATCCAGTTGCGCCTCGACGGGCTGCAGGTTGCCTGGCTGGATGGGAAGGTCACCGAGTTCGACGCCCCGTCACGGAGCGCGCTCGTCTCGGCCGTCTTCAAACTCCACACCCAAGCGGGTCCAGCAGCGGGGGAGTGAGGATACACGTCAAGCAGGACTTCCGCCCTCACTTATGGCATGACTTATGGCATGAAAATGTGAGCTGCAGGAAGTCGGTCCTGCGGTGGGGAGTAGCTGCCCAAGGGCAGACCTTCGGCGTTGGACCTACCCGGCTCTGCTGAACGCGATGTCCGCCAGAGCCCAGTCATCCGGCGGACCCTCGAAGGCCTCCCATGGGTAGTCCTCCCCGGGCGAGAGGAGCTCGGCGACGGTGTTGACGTTGTGGGCAAGCCATTCGCGCCAGATGATCCGCTCGATCCGGTGCCGCTGCACCTGCGCGGCGACGGCTTCGAGAACACCGAGGTGTTCGGCGAGCTGCCTCAGCGACGTCGTTGCCACCACCGACCAGGACTTGCCGGCGTTCCGTGCCACCAGGTTCCAAGCGGCGAGTATTTCCAAGGCTTCGTTGACCGCTGAGCGGGAGAGCCGGGTGACCCGGACGAGTTCGGTGATCGGCAGTGCGGGGGAGTGCTCCAGGGCTTCGTAGACGAACGCGGCCGGCAGACCCAATTCCCTGAATGCCGGGCGGAGGGCGTGGATTTTCCCTTTCCGCCAGGACCCGTCCTCGGCCGCGGTCTTGAGCGCTTCGGGGACGCTGAGCATGTACAGATCGCCCTTTGTCCCGCGGGCTTCCTCAACCAGGGTGATGAGGGGATCCTTCTCCGCCCGGAGGGCCTTCAAATGCAGGGCCACCGTGGTGTGATCGAGACCTGTGGCCACGGCAATGGACCGGACCCCGAATTCGATGAACCGGGATGCCGTCATGTGGGCCGCCTCCCCCAGTGACCTCAGCACCATTCTTCGTGCCATCCCTATCCGGGATTCCGTGTAGTTCACCTCCCTGATTCGTAGCGCATTCCGCCAGGTCCGAATGAACCGATGCTCTGCATCGGGATTCGAGTTTTGGTTCAAGCCCTTCAGTGCCGGGGGCTGTGTATTTGGCTGGCTTGTGGGGGATCTACGGACATTGTTATTCCCGTCCCCGTTTGAGGGGTTTTTGCTCAGGTAGGCCACCGCATTGATCCAGTCACGACGCAGGGCCGGGACACGGTGACGGGAGGCATACCGGGCATAGAAGGAGGCGAGCCCTGGCCAGGTCCCCTGCATCATCCGGCGTTCGACGTCCACGAGCTGGAGGCCGGCTGCCGCGGCCCCGGTGACAATCGCCTGGCGGGCATCCGAATCGGAGGCGTACCGGTTCGAGTCGTAGAGCCCGGTCTGCGCCATCAACTGAATGACCCTAGATATCCGCCCCGCCGGAGGCGTGATCGCCGGCGCATCCTCGGCCACAGGAGTGAAGGTCGTCTCGAGCCGCAGCGCCCGGACCGCGTTGATCTCCCCCGCCAGGTCAGCGTTCATGGCCGCCCAGATGCCAGCGGAGTTGGGCCGCCGGGCGACGTCGTAGGCCATGGACAAGCTCATCGCGAGTTCCTGGTGGCCGCCGCGCTTGTGCGGGGACCCGGGTGTGCGCATGCAGCCATGGAGAAGGTTTTGGTGCGGGGTCTTGTCCAGGGTCCGGTACCGGGTGCCCAGCGCCTCGACAAGATCACGCGCTTCAGAAAAGGTGACCCGCTGCGCCAGCGGGATGTAAACGTGGC
The DNA window shown above is from Arthrobacter sp. NicSoilB8 and carries:
- a CDS encoding recombinase family protein encodes the protein MALIGYARVSTAEQSLDLQLTALKAAGAVRIFADDGVSGSTVERPQLSRALDRLEAGDVLIVWKLDRLGRNTRHVLDVIENIREQGAGFRSLTEGLDTTGPMGTAMLTIMAAFAQLERDTMIERTRAGLAAAAANNRHGGRPRKIDDAAAARAKELKGKGISASDIGKMLGVSRATVYRYLI
- a CDS encoding DEAD/DEAH box helicase encodes the protein MAFKTRKTASEPPSSPEQLFLKSRTASSTPDSLWPHQAQIFQTWHASHSGARDVAIELPTGAGKTLIGGFIGEFQRQANKKRVVYLCPTRQLARQCHERLESYGISAVLLIGQVSDWNPADRARYSSGEAIAVSVYSHVFNSNPALDNSEYMILDDAHAAEGYVSKPWSIVLDRKESAYMEVLSALSDALDPLVVNRLKQDSPAGQFASDTYLASPLGVTAAAGDLERILKSAQVPADMSSDSHYALRLMQGHLGRCLVYASYRQIQIRPFIPPTHSHMAFDAPQQRLYMSATLGEGGELERSFGRQRISRIPSPKEWETKGTGRRFFMFPELTTDLSKNKAGTSPWVSNLIKQAGRAIVLTPDSRSADDFEDWIGGDHKVFHATDIEDDLSAFTDESNAVLVLTNRYDGIDLPDDDCRLVILFGLPSRGDLQERFLAGALGAMDVLQERIRSRIVQGAGRATRNSADYAGVVMLGDDLSSFCTRKDVLNAMRPEVNAEVSFGLDNSLGFESDEMTENFQTFLAQGDAWQEVEEDLAERRSEAERAYPPGTHELSAAAREEVAAYHALWQGELDRTLDHARRVLDGLTGGRAPQRYAALWNYLAACWALLHSRNGGEETLKESSRAYFLAARSSGRGTLWLSHMAAPSERNLFQAPSTNEVDPLDAAAAQRIVEVLPKIGKPSSFDDEVTRMRGQLLATEATPYEEALVFLGSLLGANSSGNGGATAAPDASWVFDSHSWIGWEAKSEAEPSGELGPVDVRQAGSHLRYIANERQEAIPSQSLTFTMTPQERIHPASRAVAEDHVFLVRPHQVVELFDAIVAAWRKIRSRGLRVVGPDDVVAALTEADALPSTRIRRLATEPLSAQIEPSV
- a CDS encoding IS3 family transposase (programmed frameshift) — translated: MPKPFPAEFRRDVVAVARKHEAPISQIAKDFGISEATLHNWLKKADVEDGVRPGVTEKEAAELRDARKRIRLLEQENEILRRAAAFFARELPPKMKFPLVLDLAADGIPVAVACRVLGFSKQAFYEWKRSPVSERDWSDAHLINAAVDVHRDDPGFGYRFIADELEDQGFSAGENRVARLCSSQRIWSVFAKKRGLTRKAGPPVHDDHVRRDFTATAPDRLWLTDITEHRTDEGKLYLCAIKDVYSNRIVGYSIDSRMKASLAVSALHNAIALREPEGTVIHSDRGSQFRSNAFVRTLKGNRLTGSMGRVGACADNAAMESFFSLLQKNVLDSQRWSTRADLRLAIVTWIEKTYHRKRRQRRLGRLTPVEFETINSGLKAA
- a CDS encoding helix-turn-helix domain-containing protein, with protein sequence MSRNSYSAYSPADAWAALAPILAGQPRVRLSRDAGKTYPQKHERALTEALPTFPAAVRIFGKDGTCAAIFLDFDSSVAGVDWVLADVRAVQTWLHSVGARWIEDYSPNGGRHVYIPLAQRVTFSEARDLVEALGTRYRTLDKTPHQNLLHGCMRTPGSPHKRGGHQELAMSLSMAYDVARRPNSAGIWAAMNADLAGEINAVRALRLETTFTPVAEDAPAITPPAGRISRVIQLMAQTGLYDSNRYASDSDARQAIVTGAAAAGLQLVDVERRMMQGTWPGLASFYARYASRHRVPALRRDWINAVAYLSKNPSNGDGNNNVRRSPTSQPNTQPPALKGLNQNSNPDAEHRFIRTWRNALRIREVNYTESRIGMARRMVLRSLGEAAHMTASRFIEFGVRSIAVATGLDHTTVALHLKALRAEKDPLITLVEEARGTKGDLYMLSVPEALKTAAEDGSWRKGKIHALRPAFRELGLPAAFVYEALEHSPALPITELVRVTRLSRSAVNEALEILAAWNLVARNAGKSWSVVATTSLRQLAEHLGVLEAVAAQVQRHRIERIIWREWLAHNVNTVAELLSPGEDYPWEAFEGPPDDWALADIAFSRAG
- a CDS encoding ParA family protein is translated as MARSLQAPVPPKTHETRAIDRVVSLANGKGGVGKTTTAANVGGYAALAGSRVLMVDLDPQGDLARDLGYERQSGRELFQALIAGTAPMILRNVRENLDVIPGGQDLEDIQGIMLSRSSRSDAGDFGDMLYAVLAPLADDYDLILIDTPPGERILVEGAFAISSAVVIPTRSDDASIDGVERIARRFMAVRDRNPNLQLAGIVLFGVGPRSLRLERSVRDTLEEMLGTVAPVFETRIRNLESASADARRKGLLFHELEGAVTDAQKKRLKALRAGEKPADGFFSRNAGGLAEEYEQLTGEILARLNEIESGNQA